A window from Pirellulales bacterium encodes these proteins:
- a CDS encoding serine hydrolase yields the protein MKTFCVVAQFLFVCSVSYAADLPRSNPEAQGVSSPAVLSFIEAADKIDAMNSFMLVRHGHVVAEGWWTPFRAEARHSLYSLSKSFTSTAVGLAISEGKLGLNDEVLKFFPDDAPSEPSNFLKAMRVSDLLRMSTGHQVEPARTTNEPWTKTFLAQPVPFRPGTHFLYNTSGTYMQSAIVQKATGQTVLDYLQTRLFEPLGIAGPTWETSPQGISTGGYGLSIRTEDIAKFGQLYLQKGKWQDKQLVPASWIEAATARQTSNGSNPDSDWEQGYGYQFWRCTHGAYRGDGAFGQFCVVLPEQDTVVAITSGVRNMPGVISLVWEQLLPALNPSALRPDEAATTKLRQKLAGLTVRLPDNSGEPATISGKTYEFPSNDFKLESITLERDAANSHVTLVTRIDGSEQRIECGQGKWIDGQVAWGLLPQQPAAAAGGWTGDEFTAKICFYETPFIVTTRLKFAGDNLTFNSETNVGFVRTKQPELVGKAK from the coding sequence ATGAAGACCTTCTGCGTCGTCGCTCAATTTTTGTTCGTGTGCTCGGTCTCGTACGCGGCCGACCTGCCGCGCAGTAATCCCGAGGCGCAAGGCGTCTCGTCGCCGGCCGTGCTTTCGTTCATCGAGGCGGCCGACAAGATCGATGCCATGAACAGCTTCATGCTGGTGCGACATGGTCACGTCGTCGCCGAAGGCTGGTGGACGCCCTTTCGAGCCGAGGCTCGCCACTCTTTGTATTCACTCAGCAAGAGCTTTACCTCTACGGCGGTTGGTCTGGCCATCTCCGAGGGCAAACTCGGCTTGAACGATGAAGTGTTGAAGTTTTTCCCCGACGACGCTCCGTCCGAGCCAAGCAACTTCCTCAAAGCAATGCGGGTCAGCGATCTGTTACGCATGTCGACAGGCCATCAGGTCGAGCCCGCGCGCACAACCAACGAACCATGGACGAAAACGTTCTTGGCCCAGCCGGTTCCTTTTAGACCGGGCACACATTTTCTCTACAACACGTCGGGCACCTACATGCAATCGGCGATCGTGCAAAAAGCGACGGGACAAACCGTGCTCGACTATCTGCAGACACGGCTCTTCGAACCTTTGGGAATAGCCGGGCCGACCTGGGAAACGAGCCCGCAGGGAATTTCGACGGGCGGCTACGGTCTCAGCATTCGTACCGAAGACATTGCCAAGTTCGGTCAGCTCTACCTGCAGAAAGGAAAGTGGCAGGACAAGCAACTCGTCCCTGCCAGCTGGATCGAGGCTGCGACCGCCCGACAAACCTCCAACGGCAGCAATCCCGACAGCGATTGGGAGCAGGGTTACGGATATCAATTCTGGCGTTGTACCCACGGCGCGTACCGCGGCGACGGCGCCTTTGGACAATTCTGCGTCGTGCTGCCCGAGCAGGACACGGTCGTTGCCATCACGAGTGGCGTCCGCAACATGCCGGGCGTAATAAGTCTGGTCTGGGAACAGCTCTTGCCCGCGCTGAATCCGTCCGCCTTAAGACCCGACGAAGCCGCGACGACGAAGCTACGGCAAAAACTGGCAGGACTAACCGTGCGACTGCCGGACAACAGCGGCGAACCTGCAACAATCTCGGGCAAGACTTACGAGTTTCCCTCGAATGATTTCAAGCTGGAGTCGATCACGCTCGAGCGCGACGCCGCCAACAGCCACGTGACGCTCGTCACGCGCATCGACGGCAGCGAACAACGCATCGAATGCGGGCAAGGCAAGTGGATCGACGGGCAAGTAGCGTGGGGCCTATTGCCACAGCAACCGGCAGCTGCCGCCGGCGGTTGGACCGGCGACGAATTCACGGCCAAGATCTGCTTCTACGAAACGCCGTTCATCGTCACGACGCGATTGAAGTTCGCGGGGGACAATCTAACGTTCAATTCCGAAACCAATGTCGGATTCGTTCGGACCAAGCAGCCGGAATTGGTCGGCAAGGCAAAGTAA
- the deoC gene encoding deoxyribose-phosphate aldolase encodes MTQSIARLIDHSLLHPTMTEKQLREGCQLARRLHVASVCIKPYAVPLAKELLSGSDVAVCTVIGFPHGSNATETKVYEAHLACQQGAVELDMVVNVGRVLDRDWSFVESDIRAVVDAAHQHGALLKVIFENEFLPSDDLKIELCRICSEVRADFVKTSTGFGFISRSGGGFATIGATDHDLRLMRTHAAPEVGLKAAGGVRNYEDALRVVNLGATRIGTSSTAVIVEGQPSSQAASQSEVGY; translated from the coding sequence ATGACCCAGTCTATTGCCAGGTTGATCGACCACTCGTTGTTACATCCGACAATGACCGAAAAGCAGCTGCGCGAGGGATGCCAGCTTGCCCGACGATTGCACGTAGCTTCCGTGTGCATCAAGCCATACGCAGTGCCACTCGCCAAGGAATTATTGTCCGGCTCCGATGTGGCCGTGTGTACGGTGATCGGCTTCCCGCACGGCTCGAACGCCACTGAGACCAAGGTATACGAGGCGCATCTGGCCTGCCAACAGGGGGCGGTTGAGTTAGACATGGTTGTCAACGTCGGCCGAGTTCTTGACCGCGACTGGTCCTTTGTCGAGTCCGACATTCGCGCGGTAGTTGACGCGGCCCACCAGCATGGTGCTCTTCTCAAGGTCATCTTCGAAAACGAATTCTTGCCAAGCGACGATTTAAAGATCGAGCTCTGCCGCATCTGCTCTGAAGTGCGTGCCGATTTCGTCAAGACCTCGACCGGGTTTGGTTTTATCAGTCGTTCCGGTGGCGGTTTTGCCACGATCGGCGCGACGGATCACGACCTGCGTCTCATGCGGACCCATGCCGCGCCCGAAGTCGGCCTAAAGGCTGCCGGCGGAGTTCGCAATTATGAGGACGCCTTGCGAGTGGTTAACCTGGGAGCCACGCGCATCGGCACCAGTTCGACAGCCGTGATTGTCGAAGGGCAGCCCAGCAGTCAGGCAGCTTCCCAGTCCGAAGTGGGTTATTGA